The nucleotide window TTGGAGCTGGGACCCCAGATACTTGCTCAAGACATTTCTCTTTTCAGCTGGGTGTGAACTGATGTCACCAAGCTGCCTAGTGAACCTCTCACCTCATACAGAAAAAAACCTTGTTTATTCCACTGATTTAAGGAGTGAGTGGCTCTTTTCCTTAGATTATATCAGGAGAATCATTCTAATCCCAGTAGTCAGTATCTACACTCACATTGCTTCTAAGATAATTAAAAAACGAGGGAAAACAGTGGACTAATCCCAACCTTAGCTCTCAGGAAAAGGTAAGCACATGGTAGCATGGACAAACTCACCTGATTCGCTGTGGGCCACCACCACTCCCAGCTCATTTTCGGCAGTGGTTAGCAGGTAGTTGGATTGCGCATCACCTAGGGAGATCTAGTCACATCACGTTggtaaaggaaaacaaagacttACAAGTCTTCCCTCTCATAGCTACCTGAGTGGTTTCTCtacttccatttcttcctttgacAAAGGACCACAAGTCTTCAGGGAATAAAGGATACCACTTTGGCCAAGACGATGTCCCCTGGGCGGAAACTCTTATAAATTTCAACCTGTAAAGAAAGAAGTGTTAAGTAAAAACTCCGATCAGGTCTATAATGAAACTATTAACCCCACTGGGTAGAGCTAGTTTACTTCTGACCCCAGAGGGTAGAACCCCAATGGCAGATCTACCATTACTCAAGTAGATCAACAACTTCTATTGATTCTGCGGCATCATCACAAAAATGAAAGATCTGAACTCAGTAACCTGATCAGGAATCTGACTTAGACAAAAGGTACTATGGTTGCCCTGAAAGGGTCCAGAATAAGTCTGAGAGAACAGCCATGAATAAATACCTGGCTTCAAAGACAAAGCGTCAACTAGCTCCTCTCTGGTcaacagaagaaaaatcacacaaaGAGGAAAGGAATAGTGAGGTGAATTCCACACCTTCCAGTAGAGAACACCTTAAAATTCCTTGGACTCCACATTCCCACTGACTTTTGAAATTCACTGGAATAATCTCAAAGGACTGAGATTCCTAAagccatgaagaaaaaaaagaaccaacCAACAACCTTGTCTTTTTCAGTAGCTCGGACGTCTTCTTTGCTATAAAGAAAAGAAGTAACAGAAAGATTAATAATCTGTGAGAAAGAATTATCCGGCAGACTCCTAGCAGACAAAGAGCTATAAGAGCAAAGAGAGCAAGTCCTGATCGGGACCCTGCTGCCACCcagaggagcaggtggagaaATATTTCCCGTCCTAACCCCGAGGAGAAAATCACAGTTCCCATTCTTGGATCAGACAGAACAGGAGTATCAATACCTCCCACTAGAGGAAAGTGGATCCGATTTGGCAGAGGATAAGGAACTCTGCTGCCTTAGGAGAGCTTGAATGGCAGCATCACAGAACCACACAGAATCCTGAGGGTGGAAAGAGCCTCAGATGTTAAATTATCTAGCTCACAAGAACTGTCTGTCCCTTCTCAAAGAATCCATAGTGGGGAAAAAATACCACTTTACCCACTACCCTTTTTATTGTCTTATAATGCTTGGGTTAATCGAAattaaacacaagaaaaaaaggtACTTCCTAAAATGCCTTCTACTTTGGTATGAATCATACCCACAATGCACCTCCAGCTTATTCAAttcttttttgttctatttaaaGTCCTATCTCATTAATGTCTTCCTTCTGTTTTAACTCACATactataatattttctttagataCTACCTGGGGAGAATCAAAGCACAAAGAGGTGAGACAGGGCAGGAGTAGACTGTTAATTGTTCTTAAAAATTCCAGTCTCCCATCCTATCCTAATCTCATTCCAGGCGCTGAGGCGAATATGAAGACAAAAATACTCCTTACCGGATGGTTCCTCGAAAAGAGTTCTTAAGTGGCGTGGACCCCACATATAGGATGTGTACTTTGGCAAAGCGTGAATTGATGCTGGAGACCTGTGGAACAGAGGAAAGGGCAACATTATAGAGTATTAGCAGTTGTCAGCTGAAGGAGGCAGGAATCAACTAGGAAAGACTAGGATTTTAGTCCAAACATCCCTACTAAGCATAGAATTTCAGATAAGTTAACTCGTATTTATCCCTGCATAAGTGACGTTCATAAAGTGGAGTAAGAGCCACTCTGGCCACCTAAAATAGAGTTACCGAGggaatcaaatgaaataatatggcagagatttttaaaaatgtgcaaatCTAACATAAATACACAAGGGAAGCATAGCAACTCTAACTAGACCTGTAGCAGATCTCACCAAGAGGCCTGTAGTGTGACTGGAACTTAAGTCTCCATTTCAGCTGCTGGGTAATATTTGGATCACTGTGCCTGTccagttattttcaaaataatgcatagattttctcttttttcccttttttaaatttggccacgctgtgtggcttgcaggatcttagttccctgaccagggactgaacatacACCTTTGGcactgaaagtgcagagtcctaaccactggactgccaaggaatttccCACATAGATTTTCTGTTGGAGAAATTATTTATAGAGGAAAACTAAGAGCTACAAGTTAACTGGCAGAGGGTGGGGATGGGCAGGAAATACGGATGTCTTATAGTTACCAATTGGTACAGCACTAATTTGCACTTGCCCTCAAAGACtttataaaaatctttcatttctctGCAGAAAAAGTTTCGCTTTAGATGTTCAAAAATACACCTCCTTATGACCTTCTGGTACTCCAGTTTCccagacagaaataaaaaattacatactgaggaaaccagcTCTGTGAAAGGACTACATAAGCTTGAACTTGACCACACTGATCATTATCCTAGAAATCTCTAGACCCAGCACAGTCCAGtaaaactttctgtgatgatagaAAAATTCTGTTGACCAACATGGCAACCACCATTCACCTGTGGCTACTGACTACTTGAAATGGAGCTAGCAGAACTgaggaaataaatgttaaatttgtttaattttattgaaatttaaatgACCTTATGTGACTATTGgttaccatattggacagtgcagtTCTATAATGATCATGATTTCAACACTGGACGGTATCCTAAGCAGGGAGGTTAGGACCAACTTACCTTGCAGGTTACAATAGCTCCTACATCTGGCAGTAATTGGGACTCTGTTTCTCTCATCACAGATATGACAGGAAGctacagagagaaaaataaaacatgaatatcCTGGCTAAGCCTTGGATAAAGGTATTTGTGGCTTGACAGTAAAATGGGATACCTTGGGCCACAGTAGACGTCACATGGGCAGGTGGACGACAGATTCATTTGTAGCCCAGAGCAGAAAGCCTTAGAAATTTTAGGATACAGGAGGGCCAAGGGGCCACAGAAAGAAAGGTGCAAGAAGATATAATCTTACCACTTCAGATGAGTTCTGAGTTTTTTGTGATTTTCTTAAGAGTTTTTCCACATACAACTACATTGCCTGTAATCATGGATAATTTGACTCTTTCCTCCAAAGTTATATCTTTGTTTTGGTTTGTCATTTTATTGGACAGGCTAGAATTTTCAGATAAATGTTATATAACAGTGGCCATACGTGTTTACTTCTATTTAACACTTGTAGAGTTTCCTCTTTGAGGATGGTACTGGCTATTGGTGTAGGAAAGTAATTTTTGAGCCTGATCTTTTCTTAACCTTTCCCTTGTTCAATATGCTTCAGCTCTCCTGGTCTTTTTTCAGTTTCACCAGTTCACTAAATTTTTTCCCATCTCAGGATCTCTTTCCAACCTGCTCTTTCTGCTCACTCACTCAACTCTTATTTATCCTTTAGATTCAGACTAAATATCACTTCTGACTACGCTGGATTTACCTATTACATGTTCTCATGGTACTCTGTAATATTCTTTCAGAGCAGCCATCATATGTAAGTATACATTCATTTGAGCATTTATTTGCTTACAGTTTGTATCTGTACCCCTTGACAGCAGAGACCACATATATTTGGCTCATTATCACATCCCACAGCTATAAAATGAACAAACTTTCAAATCCTAGGGAAATTCCCAAAATTGATCAAATACAAAAGTCTCTCATTTTATAGGTAAGAACCTATAAAGGGAGTGTAAGTTTCTTACCTAAGGCAGAATTAAGGTTTAGTCAATACTGAATCCTCTTTCTACTATGCTCCCAGTctctagggctttcctggtggctcagctgataaagaataatctgcctgcaatatcagagacctgggttcgatccctgggttggaaagatcccctggagaagggaatggctacccgctccagtattctggcctggagaattccacggactgtatagagatttgggcttccctcatagctcagtcagtaaagaatctgcctgtaatgcaggagacctgggttcaattcctgcgttgggacgatcccctggagaaggaaatggcaatccactccagtattcttgtctggaaaatcccatggacagaggagcctggtgggctacagtccatgaggtcacaagtgTCGGACACGAGTTAGCGACTAAACCCATGCCCCCCACCACTTCCAGTCTTTAAGCTGCTCCTCCAAGAACTGCTTATCTGATCCCAAGCTAATCATGGATCAGCCTCTGGAACCAGGGAGAATAATATTATTCATACATTCAGTAAACATCTACTGAGCATTTACCTTGCACTACGTGCATAGTAGTGGAAGGGTCTAATGGGGAACTTATAACTGAGTGTTAAATTGCATGCTGAACTAAGTGCTTAGAAAGGGACTAACAGCTCTTGGGACCTCCctgtggtcccatggttaagactctgacctTTCACTGCAGGGAGGATGGGTTCCTtccaagatcctgcatgctgcctgGCAAAACAAACAGGCAAACTGACCCCAACAGTTCTTTGTGagtgttaaaacaaacaaaaaacaaaactccctTTTTTGACTAGTGGTGTCTGTAGGGCTTCTCTGAGAAAGTGATACTA belongs to Capricornis sumatraensis isolate serow.1 chromosome 23, serow.2, whole genome shotgun sequence and includes:
- the EXOSC1 gene encoding exosome complex component CSL4 isoform X2, which produces MAPPVRYCIPGERLCNLEEGSPGSGTYTRHGYIFSSLAGCLTKTSENGAVSSINSRFAKVHILYVGSTPLKNSFRGTIRKEDVRATEKDKVEIYKSFRPGDIVLAKVISLGDAQSNYLLTTAENELGVVVAHSESGVQMVPISWCEMQCPKTHTKEFRKVARVQPEFLQT
- the EXOSC1 gene encoding exosome complex component CSL4 isoform X1, translated to MAPPVRYCIPGERLCNLEEGSPGSGTYTRHGYIFSSLAGCLTKTSENGALPVISVMRETESQLLPDVGAIVTCKVSSINSRFAKVHILYVGSTPLKNSFRGTIRKEDVRATEKDKVEIYKSFRPGDIVLAKVISLGDAQSNYLLTTAENELGVVVAHSESGVQMVPISWCEMQCPKTHTKEFRKVARVQPEFLQT